ctgtTGTAGCCAGTAGCTTACCTAACGATCTGTACTGTCTACTTCTGTAAAGTTCGTTTTAACTCTTATTTAATAGCTTGTCTATTTTAGGTACGAAACAGTTTATGTATGCAACTGTTTATTTACGTATTTTCAGAGCCATATCAACAGGTGGCTCCGTGGCGCAATGGATAGCGCATTGGACTTCTAGTCAAGCACTTGAAAAGTGattcaaaggttgtgggttcgagtcCCACCGGAGTCGCGCTTTTTACGATTCAAGTTCGtatgattcattttcattattgtcggtattattattattagtagtagtattagaaTAATACAAATCATTATATAACAACACTGCTGCAGTCCAAAAGCTACTTATGCGATCACATAACCTCACAATAGTATCTTTCTGCCATACATCGCACCAAAACGGATTGGTAGCGCATTCATTAATGTGGATAAACTTAAATGTTCCAAAACGATAGGTTCCACTATGTTCAGTACAAGTAACAGTCGGTTAATGGTGTGAATCGCCTCCCCCCTTAGCGATAAATTATTGTCAATCCATATTGTATGCTGTGATATTACAATTACGATTAAATTAACACTCCCGTTCCACTTGAGTTTAAGACTATAGGTTTCTGCTGAATGTTTAACATTCTAGTGCTCGTCTGAAAAATAGTTATGTTCTTGTTCATTTGAGAATCAATTAATGTGTCTTACCAGGTCTTTAAGGTTGCCCTATTTAATAGTCCAATAAACTTATAATAAACGATAATAGTTTCTCTACAGAGACGGATTATGTAATCGCCGACTAAATCCAGTTAACAAAGCATTCACATCCCAAATTGACCACCTAACATGTTCAAATGAACCGTAAACTATTATAACATAGTTGGctaatagaaaatgaaaatacaacagAATACCTTGCTCCAAATTTTGGAAGAGGATGTGTAATTACTTATtactcttgggggggggggggggggtaactgaatacattcattttagaGCCGACGTGCTATTTGTATCTATTGTATCTATTACATCTAATATAGACAACAATTCCAGTGTCGCCTTTATTTACGTGTAGCCACCAAACAAGCTTTGCTTTTGAATACGAAGAATGACTGAGGTTACAATGcccactccacccctcccctcttctcctgtcggaaaaaaaagaattcgcTAGTCAGATGCTAACTACGAACTAGCTAGACAGCTAACTTCCTTGTTGGAGGGGGGAGAGTCGGAGAGGTAGGCGGAGGTGTAATTCGCTCAGCTATGGTCTGATTTAGGTTCCtagctacattttttaaaactaacatTGGTTGGCATACTACACCATACATTTATTCAGGAGGCTAGCTTCAAGGGTCGCATTTTCTGCGGTGTCAGACATATGGATGACGATGTTTAGGTATATCATGCTCGTAGCTAACGTTTATGTAGCCCGGtagctagcatgctagctagcgttagctcGAATGGGTCGAAAGACGAAGTCGCTGAAATGACAGTCGGAAACTGTTGGGACTTTTATtacctttgtttgtttgttttaatgacaTTGGGTTTTTAAGTTGCACGAAGGTCGGATAAGGGCGCATTCCTTAAACCACGCGCGTACGTACCATCTCATTACTATTATGGGTGTTTAAATAACCGTACACACTGCATGATCGATGTCTGGGTAATTCACCAGGAAGATTCGGTTGTCATTGCTGTGAATTGGGTGTCACGACTTACTGTAGGGCCAGGCTTTGCAGCAGTGTGGTGTTGTATAGAAAGGCCGAAAATACTGTGATGGTGTTCGGGTGTTTTCACTAATGGTTGCTAATGTTAATTAGCTCAATACATAACGTGtcactcattttaaatttaaatttttttatgtatCCTGGTTGTTTACAATTTGGAATTATTAGTATAGCTATAGTCTGGCTAGTTTGCTCGAAGTAGCCTGCTTACTTAGCCAACCTTTGCTATGCTACGTATGGCCACGTAGCAATTTTTCCAGCTAGCCAGTGACCTCACTACTCTATAAAACTTGGCTAGCTATGTCTGCTAGCAGAACACTTTGTGGTAGAACTAACGCTTAAATGGTtagcatttttgttgttgttacataCTTGCTTTTTAATATGTGTGGCTCCAGAGTGCGACACTTTATTAACGAAATGACACGCGAATGACTTAGCTAGCCAATAAATCTACACGAGTAACTAGGTAGCTTACCTGCCCAGCTAGCTAAATGTTGTATCATCATTGGATAGCTGTTTGGCTTGGCAGCTAGCTAATGCTAAACTTCAACAATCACATGAGCTGGCTAGGTTACCGGTATTACTAGTTATCGTTGGCTGCTATGGCTTGTGTTGCTAGCTTTCTGGCCACATTAATTACGTTACAGTACCGGTACACAGTCAATTGTATAATTGAGTGTCATCTTATCTAATTCTAGTACTATTATTTAATGTCGCATTTATGTTTTTGCTTTCAGGCCCTGATCTAGAAACGTGAAGCCAGGGGCTGTCGTAATGTCGGAGCCCAAGGCGTCCACTCCGACACCCGGAGACATGTACAAAGGCTGGCTCTTCAAATGGACGAATTACATAAAGGGATATCAGAGACGATGGTTTGTCTTGAGCAACGGCTTGCTGTCCTACTACAGGTATTTATGATGACTGCGGTTATCGTGAGTTAAAGCAACTAACGTCATTCATGTTAGACCAGCGTAGGTTAAAAATGTCGACTAGCTAGCTATTATAGTGCATTGTCACTGTAGTCTTATATCTCAGcaaaaaacttgcaaaatctaggcctgccgttaaaaatattaacatcaaaatgaagccaaGTTACATGTAAATTGgcattgtgttttttcatcttagcTACCacctgaagagaatgtggtcattcaagcTCCGTCTCTGAAAGTGTCAAATGACTTGTCATTTATCatggaaatgatcttaaattAGTTTAAAATTACTACACTATATCtttgaacaattgtctgcatccagGTCTTTGGGTGTATGAAAAGCAAATTACAAAtcaaattcattattattattattatgacattaatttgttaaaaaaagtataCTATTTTACTTAGTTGGCTCAACTTTGTGAGCTATGAGcagtacatttaaatacaattaattaaatatttatttagtaggcctaaatatttgtacattttgtatgtattatttattaatcccccccccccccccccccccccccagtttaaatgattgtatgtttctttgaATAAAAGTtggtttgtaaatgtgaatattatatgCTGCTAGAAAAATTTCCTCATGGGAATAATAAAGTATTCTATGTATTTATCCATCTACAGTATGTATGTTACAATCGTTATTTTTAAAGGGTTATTGTATGCATGatagacctactaattgtttgtatgtcagtAGATGATctatagacctagctgatattgATGTAATAATATGCCATTTGCAAGGTAGCCTTACTAAAAAGTAGCAAACCATCGAATGCCCCAGCAGTCAATTTGACCGTTGTCACtaagaaaaacaattaattctACAAAATCCATATGGCTCCCCCGTTACTTTTCCTAAacattgaacattctgatataatttgaatatcaatatttcaAAACGAAATGGTTATAAGCACTTATCTACCTAAGTAGCCTTGAATAGTGAAATTGACCTTCATGTATCTTACTTGTATGCCTGGTCGTTTTTATCGCTGTGTGTAACGTTGTTGCAAAAGGACTCCAATAGTACCTagctgcagccctgcagagCAAGCCCCGGGCTGGCCGGAGCCTGCTATAGTAGTCTCAGGTTTTAGGGCCTACCTTGTAGTCATGTAGCTATCTGAGTcatgaacagggttgggtacTGAAACCTGGTAGCATTGTGGCACCGGTTTTCATACGACCAGTACCTGCTGGGTGgaattgctttgtaaaagttgtgttgctgtgtaaaagttgtgtaagtccctctggataagaacatctgctaaatgcctgaaatgtagtGAAATGTTACACAGATATTGGTGCTTCATTTCGGTGCTGTCATCACTAGCGTTAGGCTTGATCTGTCGACTTAGTCAGCTGGTACTGTTAGCAAGCTAGGTAACATTAAACTCGGCCAAAATGGCCAAAGAAAAACTTTCTAAATTGTggctttattttacccagaAGGATTCAAACAACGGAACTTGacgttgttattgttgttgtttactCTTTACTTGAAAAAGCTGGACTACCGTTTACGGCAGGTACCGTTTGTCCATTTTTCTTGTGTATCTGAGTGTCCTGCAATTGGCTACTTTTGTCAgactactttgatcagatgttgttattggctgAAGATGTgggtaaatgtccaatggggaggaTTATTGATTGTGGCACTGGATCATTTGTGTAGTGGGCTTCAAGTAGCTGTCGCAATCCacagaatgctttttttgtccCCTATTTCCCCATTGGGATTTTAACAGAttgagtgtgtgcatacagtgtgTGCAACATTTTCAGTTCAAACTGAAGTGAGATCAAAAGTTCTCAGACATGATGTTTAATTTTGGCATTGCATGCTTGCATTGCAAAGTTGTTTGATGCTGATCTGCAGTAAGCTTTAAAgtggtgtgggagtgtgtattGTGGCTACTGTTGATTAGGCCCCTCTGTTGAACTGGTTTTGAAATTTGAGTGCTCTATAGCATTTTGGCTAAAACTATAATGCCGGTGCTGAAGCAGCAACGTTCAGCCGTCAGTCAGAGTGCTTTCAATTATTGATTAACCTTTCAGTTCCCTGTGCACGTGAGTGAGAGAAAACAGCTTTGTTTACACAGCAGTCAGAGATACTGTAATTAGGACGGTCAACAATGCACACAATAGTCCTTCGGAGAATTGCTCATGTCATCCGTTCAATGTTTTCAAAGGCAGTTAGACCAGTTGTTTTTGTTGGACCCAGTGATGCCAAAATCCTGGAGGCTACATAGTCACTGTATGTACCTAAGCTGACACTCTTTCTACCCCATTCTCACCgtctctttttgtttgttcttgtacttctccttctttttccacccctctttccccctttttctcttACCTCCTCCTTGCTCTTTCTTTCGTTCATCCCCGCCTTCCTGCGCCCGCTCTCAAAAGGACGCAGGCGGAGATGGGGCACACGTGTCGAGGCACCATCAACCTGGCGACGGCGAACATCGCGGTCGAGGACTCGTGCAACTTCGTCATCTCCAACGGCGGCGCGCAGACGTACCACCTGAAGGCCAGCTCAGAGGTGGAGAGGCAGAGGTGGATCACCGCTCTGGAGCTGGCCAAGGCGAAGGCGGTGCGAATGCAGGCTGAGTCTGGTGCGTGAACCTGTGCGTCTCGTGCTTCTGAGCGAGATTGAAAGATCTCAGACACAATGTTTAATTTTGCCATTGCATACCTGCCTGCATTGCAAAGTTGCTTGAAGCTGTGTTGCAgtaagcttttttaaaaagcggtgtgggagtgtgtgttctAGCTGCCGCTGATTAGGCCCCTCTGTTAAACTGGTTTTGAAATTCGTGCTTCAATAAGCCACCTGCTTTCCTGAATTCGTTTTTGTTTCTTGAGTGACTTTGATCAGTCATtggaagcatttaaaaaaaaaaaaatatttgccgcTGCCCAACTGACCttttctctccccacccccttcctaTCTCTGCAGATGATTCGGGCGATGACTGCTCCACGTCCTCACCGCCTCCCTCGGGACAGGGTGGGGGAGCCCGCAATTCGGAGGTGCAGTCCACGCTACGCACTCTGGGAAGCAAGGTGGAGGACCTGAGCACCTGCAATGACCTGATCGCCAAGCATGGCTCCGCCCTACAGAGGtcagtgctctctctgtctctctctctctgtctatttctctgtctttctctttctttgtctctctctctctttctctgtctctctctctctctctctctctctctctctttgtctctctgtctctttctctgtctctctgtctctttctctgtctctctctttctttctctctctcttatgctTTGTTTCCCTCATTtgcacctttttattttctgaaggtGTAATTTGCTCTCttgctgcttctctctctccccgtctgaTACTTGTTTTTTGTACCAAGAGATTATTTAGCTATCTTTTTGGTTCTAGACTGAAGGGAATTAATGAGACCCAAAAGTGACATTTATGTTTTGCACTTATCTGAATAGAATTGATTGTTCGCTCAAGTCTGGCGGGAATTTATTAATGATACTGATGATGGTAGTCACATGTCTGGGCTGTTAATTGTATGACAAGTTGTGCTTGTGTTCAGACCTAGGTCTAGTAACTGGAATGAGTGAGTGGTACTCCCAGTCATTTGCTCATGTCTGGAGGGGAATCTGTTTTCATCTGGATCGTTTTCTCTGGCCTGCAGAATTGTATTGTATGGAAAAATGTGACCATGTTTGGGGCAGTTCTTTATTGAATTGACGATTACTGATTAAttcggtttttattttttaattttgagtcGAAATAGGTGGCAGGatgttgaatttgaatgaaaggAAATGGAATTAAATTCCAATGGCTAATTTGTTTAAACGTTCACTTTAAACAATGCTGTGTGATATCAATGACAcattgttacaaaaaaaagaattttgttTTCTAGAAGCACCGTGTTCAGTTTCTTAGAAGGATGATTTGCATGTTGTCCATGCGAGTTTCAATTTTGTTGACATAAATGAACTTCCCATAATTCATTGCTTAAAAGACGAGAAATAAGTTTTCACTGTTGGATATTTTACATCTTTTTTAATTGTTGCTATGACATCATTAAGTGGACCAATATTTTAGGAAGCTGATAGAGGTATATTCTTCAAAATGAATCTGACCAAGgttttgttgaatttatttgaatgtcATTGAATTAAGTTCTAGTTCCTGTTATTCCTATTCTTGTTTTGCTTCCTGGAGTGTTTTGTTACTTTTATTTGAAAGCAATTTcgattcagaaattgtatttgaatCAATTCCACGTTTCGGAATTGACCCCAACCCTGAATGTGACCGTTTGTTCAGATCTTTGTCGGAGCTTGAGGGAGTGCGGCTCGGAGGAGAGACCGGCGACAAGATTCGACAAGTAACGGAGAGGGCGACGCTGTTCCGGATCACCTCCAATGCCATGATTAACGTGAGTCTCCACCTTCACCTAAAATTTAAGTGCCGACAACATGCCATTGTGTTCCCCTAGCAGAAAAATTCAGTAGTGCTTGAAAATGGAGCtggaaatttgaaaatgattagCATTATTAGTTACACTTAATTGTtcttcccccccgccctcctgaAGGACACTCACCATTAGGCCATTTCTGCTTTGCACTTGGAACATATCGTTCTGTACCCCTACAGGTGCAACTTATGATTAAAGCCAGAGAGCttgtaatacatatataattataaagcAAGAGGTGTCAGTATGCTGTTATAAAGTACTTAAGCAGTCATTAACCAACAGCCCTGGGCGATGGACTCTGATGTGGCTCTCACAAGTTTATTGATGACTGATGGGGTCCTGGATGTGTGAGGACTGATTGGGGTTCTGGATGTGTGAGGACTGATGGGTCCTGGATGTGTGAGGACTGATGGGATCCTGGATGTGTGAGGACTGATGGGATCCTGGATGTGTGAGGACTGATTGGGGTCCTGGATGTGTGAGGACCGATTGGGGTCCTGGATGCGGCTGTTTGACGGGTCTGTGGTTGCTGCAGGCGTGCCGGGACTTCCTGGCTCTGGCTCAGGCCCACAGCAAGCGCTGGCAGAAGGCCCTGCAGGCGGAGCGGGAGCAGCGGGTGCGTCTGGAGGAGACCCTGGAGCAGCTGGCCAAGCAGCACAACCACCTGGAGCGGGCCTTCAGAGGGGCCACCGTGCTGCCCGCCTCGCAGGCCAGCCCCGCCGGAGAGGCCAAGGGTGAGCGAGCgaggagacccccccccccccgacccctgcTCTCCGCTAGCCCCCAGAGCCTTAGCTCTGGTTCCCGGGTTGTTCTTCTGTGCTGCCGTGCACCTCTTTGCGGTCCAGATCCAGCTTGGCTCAGTATCTCTGGCGCTAACATTACACATGGCCTGACTTGGTCGTCATCGTTCtgtcttgctctttctctcactctcttgtcTGTGTCACCTGTGCCGGGCTcacctgtgtttctctctctctctctctctcaggttcagCCTCTGTGAAGGGGGATGCCAGCGATGAGGATGACGAAAATGAGTTTTTCGACGCGATGGAAGACGTGGCCGAGTTCATCACCGTACCAGCCGACCCCAAGTACCACAAGTCggtaccctctctctctctttctctctctctctctcgtgctcgtGTTCGGCTGCGCTCTCTTCAACATAAATCTGTGCTGTGTTCGGCTACTCAAACATAGTAAACTGACTGAAGTTAAAAATGACTGATTCGCCAGTGCAGTCAGAGCACAGAACATTGGTGCACCATCCTGTGCTGCGGTGTTACGCATCGCCAGTCACAGGAAGTAGAATGCGAGATCAGCAAACCCAGCTAATGAATGAAACCTTagagccggggggggtgggaggggggatagactccagtcctggggggctgtggtgtctgtggGTATTTGTGATTTCCATTCAATCAGCAGCCACTTaaagccttgagaacaaggtgtgagGGCTCTAGCCAATAACTGACTTGAATGAATCACTTGTGGCGAAACGCcctaaaaaccagcagacactgcagccctccaggaattTGACACCCATGCCTTAAAAGAAGctgctaaaaaaatgttttaactacCTCAGAACCCTCCGAATGCAAGTGTTCTGAAGGCGTCTTTGGAAATCAGTGGGCATGATGTCGCATATGACAGGATCTACTGTAAAGAAAGGTTTACGTACTTTCTTTATGAACCTTACGTCATGCATATTCCAATTGTGTTTCTCAACAATGAAAAGAATCTCTTTCTTGCAAGTGTGTTTTTAGAAGATGTATTGAATAAGCCAATCCAATGCGCACATACTTATTAACCTAAATAATATTGGATCTTATAACaattaagttttaaaaagtttttatttttatttttatgcctcAAATCGTGACCCAGTTATTGCGTTTTGTTTCTTCTTCATGTTAGGTGCCCCATAGATGAAGCGTCAGATAACTCAGTGTTTTAGACATGTGTTACATATTAATTTGTATCTATTAACACAGATATAAATTAGTATTCACCGCATTTGAGCTCGTCTTGGAAGCTCATAATTTAGTGCTAACTCATTAGTGTCAATATTGAACATTGTCAGACTCAGCCTTGCCATTGTCCTCcccaaaataccccccccccatcccccttccACTCCAGGAGGTCCGGCAGTAATATCAGTGGTATCAGCAGCGAGATTGGAATGGATGACCAGTCGGtgagtcactgtgtgtgtgtgtgtgcctgtgtgcctgtatgcaCGCATGCTGGGCCTATGTCTAACTGTCTCTCAATTGCGCATCTTGTGTTGAGTCTTAAGAATTCATATGAAAGTGACACCTGGTCATGACTTCCATTGCCCTCCTTGGCTGTGGTGCAGCTTGACGAGCAGTCCCTGGCGTCCAATCCGGAGTCGCCTCAGTCCCAGGAGGTGGAGCCAGTGAGGAAGAGGCGGGCTCGTATACCCGACAAGCCAAATTATTCCCTCAACTTGTGGAGCATCATGAAGAACTGCATCGGCAAAGAGCTGTCCAAGATCCCCATGCCCGTAAGTAGGGATgcaaattttgtttaattggTTGTCGTCACCCATTAATTGATCGATAATGATTAACTGGTATGTTTAAAATCTACTTTGCCTATATGGCCTATATTTTGAGTGACTCAAAATAGGCCTACCAATTAACGAGCTGTGTATATCAGAGAGGGATTAAGACAGGCCCAAACAATAATTGAAACGGGATTTGCATTGTGTATTTAGCCGTGAGAACCGTGACTCATCAGCTTTCCAGCAGTCCCAGCAGATTTGTGTCCAACGACGGAGAAACGTCTCGCTAATGTAAAATCTTATCGCCAATGTTTggttattcattgaaatggtttattgaaatttaactgTTTAATCGATAAAATGAATCGACCGACATTCTTATTAATGATTAACAGTTAATAATGATTAACAGTTAATCGCTGAACTGTTATCATCCCTTCCTGAAAGTATTTGTCCTCTACTCCTATCTTTGTGCACTCTTTCCTTCTTTAttctttcttccccccttccactctccttcctctcttttaTCTCTCTGTGAGTAATGGGCCCTTCCCATCCCTCTCTGTACTGCCAGTATGTGGTTGCGGTTGTTTATGTGAGCGGATCACGTCTGCGTTAcgctgacccctcccccctctctctctctctccgtcccgcAGGTGAACTTTAACGAGCCCATCTCCATGCTGCAGCGTCTCTCCGAGGACCTGGAGTACTCGGAGCTGCTGGACAAGGGGGCCAAGTGCCAGAGCGCCCTGGAGCAGCTGTGCTACGTGGCGGCCTTCACCGTCTCGTCCTACTCCACCACCGTGCACCGCACCGGCAAGCCCTTCAACCCCCTGCTGGGGGAGACCTTCGAGCTGGACCGGCTGCGGGAGAGCGGCTACCGGTCTCTGTGCGAGCAGGTGAGCAGGCTGGAGGGGGCGAGGCGGGGGCTGTGTgagtatggctgtgtgtgtgtgtgtgtgtgtgtgagagagagagttagacggatctctgtatgtgtctgagaATTAGGCAGGTCTGTGTGAGTATGGTTCTGAGAGTtagacgggtgtgtgtgtgtgtgtgtgtgagagagagttagacggatctctgtatgtgtgtgtgtgagaattaGGCAGgtctgtgtgagtatgggtCTGAGAGTtagacgggtgtgtgtgtgtgtgtgtgtgtgtgtgtgtgtgtgtgagagcgttaGATGGGTCTCTGTGAGTAGGtgaggctggtgtgtgtgaggaggtgtgTAAGGGAGAGTGGAAGACTGCTGACTATTAGCAGATTAGGAGATCAATGCTGGGGGGAGTGGgatattttttctgtgtcaGTGGCAGAAATATGTAGTGTGTGAATTCTGATGTGAATGTCACAGCTTGTGATCTTTTGAGTCTTCAAAAGCATAGCTAAGCCCCCACTGGATTATGCACACTAACTATTGCTATGACATAAACCAGCTGTCAAAGGATTACATtcatggagggtgggggtgggggggggggtggggttaggaaTGAGGGTATTACAAGTGATTACCAGCTAGCTGTGATGTACATGTGTGATGCATATTACTGTGGTGTCAGTACTGCCCTTCTCAGAAACACTACTGGGGTGAGCACGTGTAGATTTTCCAGACTCCTTATACTGGTGCAGGTAGTGCAGAATTCAGCTGCCTGCATCCTGTTCTGCACCTCCAAGCAAGGCTGACACTACTGTTACGTTGTGTTACTTTCAGTCTTCACTCCTCTTTCCAAGAGGTCATTATGGCTTTAGGAGAAGTTGCACTACCTCAGTCACACTGTATTCCTTTGCTTGTACAGCATTTCTTGATTTCACTGTATTATGAATTGTTGTATTAATGCTGGTATGGCTGCGTTTACGGTAATTGATTACTGTGTGtgaattttaattgcattttaatcgTATGATTATATTGTGATTGTTTTCATGTTCTGTATAGTGCATTGAGTGTGGGACAAgcgctaaataaataaaatgtattattgtgtaGTGGCCCCTGAACAGGATGAGCTGTTAAGATCCGGTTGGCAATCTTGAGTTTTGCACAACGTGACAGCCGTCATGTGACAAGGAAGTGGGAACGGTGTTCAgcacttttattttacagtctctggttcagCACTGCAGTGCTGTCAGTCTGACGCGGGTAGCCTCAGTGCAACACTGCCATCTAGAGTGCGACATCTGTAATTGCAAGAGATTTCTATGGTGGTGATCGGGCCTTTCTGAAAGTGctgattagtttatattatttcacGGATTACCATTCAGCAGAAATGGACTATTTCGTCAAAACgcttttgttttacatttctttttagtTTGAGAGGCAGATTGTGATCCATGTCACACTGAATCTCATAGGAACTGGAGATCAGTAGTCCTAGGAAATGTAGATGTAATTATGGATACTGTGTGAAGCTTCATTAgtaaacattttgtgtttaaccgccccaccccccccccctcccaacaggTGAGTCATCAcccacctgcagcagcacatcACGTGATCTCTGAACGAGGCTGGACCCTGAGGCAGGAGATTGCCGTCGCCAGCAAGTTCCGGGGAAAGTACCTGTCCATCATGCCTCTAGGTGagattgggggaggggttatACTTGTCCATCATGCCTCTAGGTGagattgggggaggggttatACTTGTCCATCATGCCTCTAGGTGAgattggagggggaggggttatacTTTTCCATCATGCCTGTATGTGAGATTGGGGGCGGGGTTATACTTGTCCATCCAATCTCTTGCGAGACAGGAGGATGTGCTCTACGTGTCAGTCATACCACTTGGAGAAATTGGaggaacttttaaaaaagctcTACTGATCACGTACTTTCATTTGTTTCTGCATGCAAAaatgaactccctgtccctgtgACTTCCAGGTTCAATCCACTGTATATTTGAGAAGAGTAACAATCACTACACTTGGAAGAAGGTCACCACCACTGTCCATAACATCATAGTGGGAAAGCTGTGGATTGACCAGGTGAGGGAGGAGGCCTGGAGCACATCGTAAACAGAGATTCTGTTCTTTCTGCCTCTTTTTGATCTTATTCACTAATGACGGTCTCtacccacctccctctctccccctctccccctctcagtcCGGAGAGATAGACATCGTGAATCATCGCACAGGAGACCGCTGCCACCTCAAGTTCGCCCCCTACAGCTACTTCTCCCGAGACGTGGCCCGAAAGGTAGGAGTCGCGCGTCCTCGCCTTGGTTACGCCGCGCTCGGCGCTCTGGCTGCGACGGCTGCGGCGGCTGCGCTTCGGACAGCGCGGTTCTGCGCGCCTCTGCTCCAGCGGCGTGTGTGTAGCtgccgtctctccctcccccgccctgcAGGTGACGGGCGTGGTGGCCGATAAGGAGGGCAAGGCCCACTTCGTGCTGTCGGGCACGTGGGACGAGAAGATGGAGTTCTCGCGGGTGATGCAGAGcagcagaggaggggagaaCGGGGCGGAGGGCAAGCAGAAGACCGTGTACCAGACGCTGCGCGCGAGGGAGCTGTGGAGGAAGAACCCGCtgccgtgagtgtgtgtgtgtgtgtctgtgtgtgtgtgtgcatgtgtgtgcatgtgtgtgtgtgtgcatgtcaggactgtgtgagtgctgtCATAATGCAGGAGTGCAGTTAATATCCTCTCTATGCAGTACTTTTTCTCT
This region of Anguilla anguilla isolate fAngAng1 chromosome 5, fAngAng1.pri, whole genome shotgun sequence genomic DNA includes:
- the osbp gene encoding oxysterol-binding protein 1 isoform X3, coding for MSEPKASTPTPGDMYKGWLFKWTNYIKGYQRRWFVLSNGLLSYYRTQAEMGHTCRGTINLATANIAVEDSCNFVISNGGAQTYHLKASSEVERQRWITALELAKAKAVRMQAESDDSGDDCSTSSPPPSGQGGGARNSEVQSTLRTLGSKVEDLSTCNDLIAKHGSALQRSLSELEGVRLGGETGDKIRQVTERATLFRITSNAMINACRDFLALAQAHSKRWQKALQAEREQRVRLEETLEQLAKQHNHLERAFRGATVLPASQASPAGEAKGSASVKGDASDEDDENEFFDAMEDVAEFITVPADPKYHKRSGSNISGISSEIGMDDQSLDEQSLASNPESPQSQEVEPVRKRRARIPDKPNYSLNLWSIMKNCIGKELSKIPMPVNFNEPISMLQRLSEDLEYSELLDKGAKCQSALEQLCYVAAFTVSSYSTTVHRTGKPFNPLLGETFELDRLRESGYRSLCEQVSHHPPAAAHHVISERGWTLRQEIAVASKFRGKYLSIMPLGSIHCIFEKSNNHYTWKKVTTTVHNIIVGKLWIDQSGEIDIVNHRTGDRCHLKFAPYSYFSRDVARKVTGVVADKEGKAHFVLSGTWDEKMEFSRVMQSSRGGENGAEGKQKTVYQTLRARELWRKNPLPEGAETMYYFSSLALTLNEPEEGVAPTDSRLRPDQRLMEDGRWEEANVEKQRLEEKQRSVRREREREAARTANSAEEAIIEDSITDSPLKSTHQDSYKALWFERCEDPATGEATHIYKGGYWEAKEQGSWEACPDIF
- the osbp gene encoding oxysterol-binding protein 1 isoform X5, with protein sequence MSEPKASTPTPGDMYKGWLFKWTNYIKGYQRRWFVLSNGLLSYYRTQAEMGHTCRGTINLATANIAVEDSCNFVISNGGAQTYHLKASSEVERQRWITALELAKAKAVRMQAESDDSGDDCSTSSPPPSGQGGGARNSEVQSTLRTLGSKVEDLSTCNDLIAKHGSALQRSLSELEGVRLGGETGDKIRQVTERATLFRITSNAMINACRDFLALAQAHSKRWQKALQAEREQRVRLEETLEQLAKQHNHLERAFRGATVLPASQASPAGEAKGSASVKGDASDEDDENEFFDAMEDVAEFITVPADPKYHKRSGSNISGISSEIGMDDQSLDEQSLASNPESPQSQEVEPVRKRRARIPDKPNYSLNLWSIMKNCIGKELSKIPMPVNFNEPISMLQRLSEDLEYSELLDKGAKCQSALEQLCYVAAFTVSSYSTTVHRTGKPFNPLLGETFELDRLRESGYRSLCEQVSHHPPAAAHHVISERGWTLRQEIAVASKFRGKYLSIMPLGSIHCIFEKSNNHYTWKKVTTTVHNIIVGKLWIDQSGEIDIVNHRTGDRCHLKFAPYSYFSRDVARKVTGVVADKEGKAHFVLSGTWDEKMEFSRVMQSSRGGENGAEGKQKTVYQTLRARELWRKNPLPEGAETMYYFSSLALTLNEPEEGVAPTDSRLRPDQRLMEDGRWEEANVEKQRLEEKQRSVRREREREAARTANSAEEGTHQDSYKALWFERCEDPATGEATHIYKGGYWEAKEQGSWEACPDIF